The Pseudomonas sp. SCA2728.1_7 DNA segment GAACTGGGCATTGATGAGGCCCGTGGCGGCTTGCGCCCGGACGACAAACTGCAAGTCTTGCAGCAACTGCACAAGGAAGGTCGCAGAGTGCTGATGCTCGGAGACGGCGTCAACGATGTGCCAGTGCTCGCGGCCGCCGACATCAGCGTGGCCATGGGTTCGGCCACCGATCTGGCGAAAACCAGTGCCGACGCCGTGCTGCTGTCCAACCGCCTCGACGCACTGGTCCAGGCTTTCACGCTGGCGCGCCGCACCCGTCGGGTAATCATCGAGAACCTGCTGTGGGCGGCGCTGTACAATGGCCTCATGTTGCCGTTCGCCGCCCTCGGCTGGATCACTCCGGTGTGGGCCGCTGTCGGCATGTCGATCAGTTCGTTGACCGTGGTGCTCAACGCGCTGCGCCTGACTCGCCTGCCGAGTCCGCCGCCCGCCAGCACCCGCTCGCAAACCCGTCCGCTGCCGGCCTGAGCCGCGCGGGCGCCTGGAGTACCGATGCCAGCTCTCTACGTGATGATCCCGGCCGCCCTGCTGATCGTGGCCATCGCCGTGTACATTTTTTTCTGGGCAGTGGACAGCGGTCAGTACGACGACCTCGACGGCCCGGCGCACAGCATCCTGTTCGATGATCAGGATCCTAACCACACCGCTGCCGTGGACGAAGCCAACGTCAGCAAACCGGACGACAAGGCCCCACCCCATGCTTGAACTGGCGCCATTGCTGGTCTCGGCATTGATCCTCGGCCTGCTCGGCGGCGGTCATTGCCTGGGCATGTGCGGCGGATTGATGGGCGCGCTGACCCTGGCGATTCCCAAGGAACAGCGCAGCCGACGCTTTCGTTTGCTGCTGGCGTATAACCTCGGGCGGATTCTCAGTTATGCCACGGCGGGATTGCTGATCGGACTGGCGGGATGGGCGGTGGCCAACAGTCCGGCGGCGCTGTTCATGCGCGTGCTGGCCGGGCTGCTGCTGATTGCCATGGGTTTGTATCTGGCCGGCTGGTGGAGCGGGCTGACGCGCATTGAAAGTCTTGGACGCGGTTTGTGGCGCTACATTCAGCCCGTCGCCAACCGCCTACTGCCGGTGTCGAGTCTGCCTCGTGCGTTATTGCTGGGTGCGTTGTGGGGCTGGCTGCCGTGCGGACTGGTTTACAGCACGTTGCTGTGGTCGGCGAGTCAGGGCAATGCGCTGGACAGTGCGTTGTTGATGCTCGCTTTTGGCCTCGGCACCTGGCCGGTATTGCTCGCCACGGGCCTTGCGGCAGAACGCGTGACCGCCATTTTGCGCAAACGCAGCGTGCGCATGGCCGGTGGATTGCTGGTGATCCTCTTTGGTATCTGGACATTACCCGGCCCACATCAGCATTGGCTGATGGGCCATTAGATCGGCGGCGCGGCCTTCGCGAGCAAGCTCGCTCCCACAGGGGATTTGTGTTGCACCACCGATCCAATGTGGGAGCGAGCCTGCTCGCGAAGAGGCCCGCACTAACACCACACCTCTCCCCGTTGATGCAAATCAACAGCCCCATCGCCGCATCCCGATAGACTCGCTCACACTGCCAGCCTATCCGGGGGAATGCCCGCATGCTCGACGCCATTCGTTGGGACTCTGATCTGATCCGCCGCTACGACCTGGCGGGGCCGCGCTACACCTCCTATCCGACGGCCGTGCAATTTCACGGTCAGGTCGGCACCTTCGACCTGTTCCATGCCCTGCGCGACAGCCGCAAGGCTTTGCGCCCGTTGTCGCTGTACGTGCATGTGCCGTTCTGCGCGAACATTTGCTACTACTGCGCTTGCAACAAGGTCATCACCAAGGACCGAGGTCGCGCGGCGCCATATCTACAACGGCTGGAGCAGGAAATCCAGCTGATCGCCTGTCATCTCGACCCGGCACAGAAAGTCGAGCAACTGCACTTTGGTGGCGGCACCCCGACCTTCCTCAGCCACGACGAACTGCGGCAGTTGATGGCGCAGCTGCGCAAGCATTTCAATCTGCTGGAGGACGACTCCGGCGACTACGGCATCGAGATC contains these protein-coding regions:
- the ccoS gene encoding cbb3-type cytochrome oxidase assembly protein CcoS: MPALYVMIPAALLIVAIAVYIFFWAVDSGQYDDLDGPAHSILFDDQDPNHTAAVDEANVSKPDDKAPPHA
- a CDS encoding sulfite exporter TauE/SafE family protein; amino-acid sequence: MLELAPLLVSALILGLLGGGHCLGMCGGLMGALTLAIPKEQRSRRFRLLLAYNLGRILSYATAGLLIGLAGWAVANSPAALFMRVLAGLLLIAMGLYLAGWWSGLTRIESLGRGLWRYIQPVANRLLPVSSLPRALLLGALWGWLPCGLVYSTLLWSASQGNALDSALLMLAFGLGTWPVLLATGLAAERVTAILRKRSVRMAGGLLVILFGIWTLPGPHQHWLMGH